A single genomic interval of Coccidioides posadasii str. Silveira chromosome 1, complete sequence harbors:
- a CDS encoding uncharacterized protein (EggNog:ENOG410PIJN~COG:I~BUSCO:3040at33183) produces MDSHPQDRTYSLSLRDPEAFWGHHAAHLHWHKPPSASLRRTTKHLPSGTSHEHWSWFPDGEISTAYNCVDRHVRNGNGDNVAIIWESPVTGSKQKITYKQLLEEVEVLAGALREEGVKKGDVVLIYMPMIPAALYACLAIARLGAVHAAVFGGFAAASLAQRIEAAKPRAIMTASCGVEGSKGVVDYKPLVEGAIAKSSFKPSKVIVWQRDQLRWAPMQKLEGQRNWQRIVKSARNRGIRAEAVPVKSNDSLYVIYTSGTTGLPKGVVREAGGHAVGLNLSIKYLFDIKGPGDVIFCSSDIGWVVGHSYILYGPLLAGATTILYEGKPIGTPDSGIFWRLVEEHKVNILFTAPTALRAIRKDDPDSRLFEEVGKREGLRHLRGIFLAGERSEPSIVRAYQNLLDKHGAPGSMVIDNWWTSESGSPMSGLALRSPIGLDHSSRDSHKPFPVKPGSAGKPMPGFDVRVVDDEGNEVSRGTMGNIVLALPLSPTGFTTLYNDDERFFKGYLKRFDGKWLDTGDAGMIDESGYIHVMSRSDDIINVAAHRFSTGAIEQAILSHPAIAEACVVGIPDSLKGHMPFAFIHLRDAPSAPLPAVPSQEFFTSVNALVREQIGAIASLGGIIQGQGMIPKTRSGKTLRRVLRELIENASVGKFDDKVNVPPTVEDAEIVEVAREKIREYFANKEKMQTRSRL; encoded by the exons ATGGACTCTCATCCCCAGGACAGGACTTACTCCTTGTCCCTTCGCGACCCGGAAGCTTTCTGGGGCCATCACGCAGCACACCTCCATTGGCACAAACCCCCATCCGCAAGTCTTCGCCGAACAACAAAGCATCTGCCCAGCGGCACAAGCCACGAGCACTGGTCCTGGTTCCCCGACGGCGAGATATCCACAGCGTACAATTGCGTCGACAGACACGTCCGTAACGGCAACGGAGACAATGTAGCCATCATCTGGGAATCGCCCGTCACTGGGTCGAAGCAGAAAATCACGTATAAGCaacttcttgaagaagtagAAGTGCTGGCTGGCGCTTTGAGGGAGGAGGGTGTGAAGAAGGGCGATGTGGTCCTGATATACA TGCCCATGATCCCTGCAGCGTTGTACGCTTGCCTTGCTATTGCAAGACTGGGCGCGGTACACGCCGCTGTCTTTGGCGGATTTGCCGCGGCTTCACTGGCGCAGCGAATCGAGGCGGCCAAGCCACGTGCCATCATGACTGCATCGTGCGGTGTTGAAGGCAGCAAAGGTGTGGTTGATTATAAGCCGCTGGTCGAAGGCGCCATCGCGAAAAGTTCATTTAAGCCGAGTAAGGTCATAGTTTGGCAGCGGGACCAGCTACGATGGGCCCCGATGCAGAAGCTGGAGGGCCAGCGAAACTGGCAAAGAATCGTGAAAAGCGCCAGAAATAGAGGAATCAGAGCAGAGGCAGTGCCGGTTAAGAGCAATGACAGTCTGTATGTCATTTATACCAGCG GGACAACTGGTCTACCAAAGGGAGTAGTCCGAGAGGCTGGAGGACATGCTGTTGGCCTTAACCTTTCAATCAAATATTTATTTGACATCAAAGGTCCAGGCGACGTTATCTTTTGTTCCTCAGATATCGGCTGGGTTGTCGGCCATTCATATATTCTCTATGGACCACTTCTGGCAGGAGCAACAACAATCCTTTATGAAGGCAAACCCATAGGCACGCCGGATTCCGGTATCTTCTGGAGACTAGTGGAGGAACACAAAGTCAATATTCTCTTCACAGCCCCAACTGCTCTCCGTGCAATTCGCAAAGATGATCCTGATTCACGCTTATTTGAGGAAGTGGGCAAGCGTGAAGGTTTGAGACACCTAAGAGGAATATTTTTGGCTGGTGAAAGAAGTGAGCCAAGCATTGTACGCGCTTATCAGAACTTGCTAGATAAGCATGGTGCACCTGGTTCAATGGTGATTGATAACTGGTGGACATCTGAATCCGGCTCGCCGATGTCTGGCCTGGCGTTGAGAAGCCCAATTGGCTTAGACCATAGCAGCAGAGACTCGCATAAGCCATTTCCGGTCAAACCAGGCTCGGCTGGGAAACCTATGCCAGGTTTTGATGTCCgtgttgttgatgatgaaggGAATGAAGTGTCAAGAGGAACAATGGGTAACATTGTTCTTGCTCTTCCGCTTTCACCAACAGGATTCACTACCCTCTATAATGATGATGAGCGCTTCTTTAAGGGGTACCTGAAACGATTTGATGGCAAGTGGCTAGACACCGGCGATGCAGGGATGATAGATGAGTCTGGCTATATTCATGTCATGTCGCGATCTGACGACATTATCAATGTTGCTGCCCATCGCTTCAGCACAG GTGCAATTGAACAAGCCATTCTCTCTCATCCCGCCATTGCCGAAGCATGCGTCGTCGGCATCCCCGATTCCCTCAAAGGGCATATGCCTTTCGCTTTTATCCACCTACGCGATGCGCCGTCGGCGCCGCTTCCCGCAGTTCCATCGCAAGAGTTTTTCACCTCTGTGAATGCTCTTGTGCGTGAGCAAATCGGTGCCATTGCCTCTCTCGGCGGAATCATCCAGGG